TCATTATGCGCAAGATCCAGCAATATGTCAAGGAATCCATCGAGGAACTGAAGAAAGTTACTTGGCCTACTTGGGAAGAACTTAAGGGTTCGACTTTGGTAGTGATGCTTTTTAGCGTCATTATGGGTCTGTACATTGCCGGACTCGACATTGGTTTTTCTTGGATCATTGACAAAATTATGGGAAGAGGTTAACTAGTATGCTTTGGTATGCCATTCACACCTTTTCCGGTCAAGAAAACAACATTAAGAAACGTATCGAGCAGATGATTGAACGCGAAGGCGTTCGAGAAAAGTTCGGCCGTATCATTGTCCCGACCCGCGAAGTGGTTTCCACCGTTCGCGGTCGTCGTCATGTATCGGTGCAGAACGCAATGCCCACTTACGTTTTCATT
Above is a genomic segment from Fibrobacter sp. UWT2 containing:
- the secE gene encoding preprotein translocase subunit SecE, encoding MRKIQQYVKESIEELKKVTWPTWEELKGSTLVVMLFSVIMGLYIAGLDIGFSWIIDKIMGRG